One Streptococcus sp. zg-86 DNA window includes the following coding sequences:
- the ilvC gene encoding ketol-acid reductoisomerase, giving the protein MAVEMQYEKDVTVAALNGKKIAVIGYGSQGHAHAQNLRDTGHDVIIGVRAGKSFDKAKEDGFETFEVAEAAKQADVIMILAPDEIQADLYAEEVAPNLEAGNALGFAHGFNIHFGFIKVPADVDVFMCAPKGPGHLVRRTFEEGFGVPALYAVYQDATGNAKHIAMDWAKGVGSARVGLLETTFKEETEEDLFGEQAVLCGGLTALMEAGFEVLTEAGYAPELAYFEVLHEMKLIVDLIYEGGFKKMRQSISNTAEFGDYVSGPRVITDQVKENMKAVLADIQSGKFANDFVEDYKAGRPRMEEYRKAAAELEIEKVGAELRKAMPFVGKNDDDAFKIYN; this is encoded by the coding sequence ATGGCAGTAGAAATGCAATATGAAAAAGATGTAACAGTAGCAGCACTTAATGGCAAAAAAATCGCCGTTATTGGATATGGTTCACAAGGACATGCCCATGCGCAAAATTTGCGTGATACAGGCCATGATGTTATTATTGGTGTTCGTGCTGGTAAGTCATTTGACAAGGCAAAAGAAGATGGTTTTGAAACCTTTGAAGTAGCAGAAGCTGCAAAACAAGCAGATGTCATCATGATTCTTGCTCCAGACGAAATTCAAGCAGATCTTTATGCAGAAGAGGTGGCACCAAACTTGGAAGCAGGAAATGCACTCGGTTTTGCCCATGGATTTAATATTCATTTTGGCTTTATCAAGGTCCCTGCAGATGTCGATGTTTTCATGTGTGCACCGAAAGGTCCAGGTCACTTGGTGCGTCGTACCTTTGAAGAAGGTTTTGGAGTGCCAGCTCTCTATGCCGTTTATCAAGATGCAACGGGTAACGCCAAGCACATTGCGATGGATTGGGCAAAAGGTGTTGGTTCAGCGCGTGTTGGACTTTTAGAAACAACCTTCAAGGAAGAAACTGAAGAAGACTTGTTTGGTGAGCAAGCTGTTCTCTGTGGTGGCTTAACTGCATTGATGGAAGCTGGTTTTGAAGTCTTGACAGAAGCAGGTTATGCACCAGAATTAGCTTATTTTGAAGTGTTGCATGAAATGAAACTAATTGTGGACTTGATTTACGAAGGTGGTTTCAAGAAAATGCGTCAGTCTATTTCAAATACGGCAGAATTTGGGGATTACGTATCAGGACCACGTGTGATTACAGACCAAGTGAAAGAAAACATGAAGGCTGTTCTTGCAGATATTCAATCTGGTAAATTTGCCAATGACTTTGTTGAAGACTACAAGGCAGGTCGTCCACGTATGGAAGAATACCGCAAGGCAGCAGCGGAGCTTGAAATCGAAAAGGTAGGTGCTGAATTGCGTAAAGCAATGCCATTTGTTGGTAAAAATGATGACGATGCCTTCAAAATCTACAATTAA
- the ilvA gene encoding threonine ammonia-lyase IlvA gives MLTAKDIVRAHKVLKDVVVYTPLDYDRYLSEKYGAKIYLKRENAQRVRSFKIRGAYYAISQLKEEERKRGVVCASAGNHAQGVAFTCNELGIPATIFMPITTPQQKIGQVRFFGGEMVDIKLVGDTFDASAKAAQDFTERENRTFIAPFDDIHVQAGQGTVGYEIMEEAERESIDFDTVLVPVGGGGLIAGVATYIKETNPAIEVIGVEAEGARSMKAAFEAGGPVKLKEIDKFADGIAVQKVGQLTYEVTRQYVENLIGVDEGLISETLIDLYSKQGIVAEPAGAASIAALDVLSEYIKGKTVCCIISGGNNDINRMPEMEERALIYDGIKHYFVVNFPQRPGALREFVTDILGPNDDITRFEYIKRASKGTGPVLIGVALGDKHDYAGLIERMETFDPSFINLRGNETLYNLLV, from the coding sequence ATGTTAACAGCTAAGGACATTGTACGTGCTCATAAGGTATTAAAGGATGTGGTGGTGTATACTCCACTTGATTATGACCGTTATTTGTCAGAAAAATATGGAGCGAAAATCTATCTCAAAAGAGAGAATGCCCAGCGTGTTCGTTCCTTCAAAATTCGTGGGGCCTACTACGCTATTTCCCAACTGAAAGAAGAGGAGCGTAAGCGTGGTGTGGTCTGTGCCAGTGCGGGAAATCATGCCCAAGGAGTTGCCTTTACCTGTAATGAGTTGGGAATTCCTGCGACGATTTTCATGCCGATTACCACACCCCAACAAAAAATTGGTCAAGTCCGTTTCTTTGGTGGTGAGATGGTGGATATCAAGTTGGTCGGAGATACGTTTGATGCTTCAGCCAAAGCAGCACAGGATTTTACGGAGCGTGAAAACCGTACCTTCATTGCACCTTTTGATGATATCCATGTGCAGGCTGGTCAAGGTACGGTAGGCTATGAAATTATGGAAGAAGCAGAGCGCGAATCTATTGATTTTGACACAGTTTTAGTACCAGTTGGTGGAGGTGGCTTAATTGCGGGAGTCGCTACCTATATCAAGGAAACCAATCCAGCCATTGAAGTCATTGGGGTAGAAGCTGAAGGTGCTCGGAGTATGAAGGCTGCCTTTGAAGCAGGAGGTCCTGTAAAGCTAAAGGAAATTGATAAATTTGCAGATGGCATTGCCGTACAAAAAGTAGGCCAATTAACCTACGAAGTGACACGTCAGTATGTGGAGAATCTTATTGGTGTGGATGAAGGCTTGATTTCTGAAACCTTAATTGATTTGTATTCGAAACAAGGGATTGTGGCAGAGCCAGCAGGTGCAGCCAGTATTGCAGCTCTAGATGTCTTGAGCGAGTATATCAAAGGAAAGACTGTCTGCTGTATTATCTCAGGTGGGAACAACGACATCAACCGCATGCCAGAAATGGAAGAGCGGGCGCTGATTTATGACGGTATCAAACATTATTTTGTTGTCAATTTCCCTCAACGTCCCGGAGCTTTGCGAGAATTTGTAACAGATATCTTGGGACCAAATGATGATATTACGCGTTTTGAATACATCAAGCGTGCTAGTAAGGGAACAGGTCCGGTCTTGATTGGGGTGGCTTTAGGTGACAAGCATGATTATGCAGGATTGATTGAACGCATGGAAACATTTGATCCGTCCTTTATCAATCTTCGCGGTAATGAAACCTTATATAATCTTCTTGTGTAA
- a CDS encoding SPFH domain-containing protein, producing MISIISIVFVLLVLLVGVVVLSSLYVVRQQSVVIIERFGKYQKLSSSGIHLRLPFGIDHIAARIQLRLLQSEIVVETKTQDNVFVTMNVATQYRVNENNVTDAYYKLIRPEAQIKSYIEDALRSSVPKLTLDELFEKKDEIALEVQKQVAEEMSTYGYIIVKTLITKVEPDAEVKQSMNEINAAQRKRAAAQELAEADKIKIVTAAEAEAEKDRLHGVGIAQQRKAIVDGLADSIKELKESDIGLTEEQIMSILLTNQYLDTLNNFSHTGNSTIFLPASPEGMEDIRTQILSALKAK from the coding sequence ATGATTAGTATTATTAGCATCGTGTTTGTGTTGCTTGTTTTGTTGGTTGGAGTAGTTGTCCTCAGCTCACTCTATGTTGTTAGACAACAATCGGTTGTGATTATCGAACGCTTTGGTAAATACCAGAAGTTGAGTTCGAGTGGGATTCATCTACGACTTCCATTTGGTATTGACCACATTGCAGCTCGGATTCAATTACGCTTATTGCAGAGCGAAATTGTCGTGGAAACCAAAACCCAGGATAATGTCTTTGTAACGATGAATGTGGCAACCCAGTACAGGGTCAATGAAAATAATGTTACAGATGCCTACTATAAATTGATACGTCCTGAAGCACAAATTAAGTCGTATATTGAAGATGCTCTTCGTTCCTCTGTGCCTAAGTTAACGCTGGATGAATTGTTTGAGAAAAAGGATGAAATCGCCCTTGAAGTACAAAAACAGGTAGCAGAAGAAATGTCTACTTACGGTTACATTATTGTGAAAACCTTGATTACCAAAGTCGAGCCTGATGCAGAAGTAAAGCAGTCCATGAATGAAATCAATGCTGCGCAACGGAAACGTGCTGCTGCTCAGGAATTGGCAGAAGCGGACAAGATTAAGATTGTCACAGCAGCAGAAGCTGAAGCTGAAAAAGATCGTCTTCATGGTGTGGGGATTGCCCAACAACGGAAAGCCATTGTAGATGGTCTAGCAGATTCTATCAAGGAGTTAAAAGAATCAGATATTGGTTTGACAGAAGAGCAGATTATGTCAATCCTCTTAACCAACCAATATCTTGATACCCTTAATAATTTTTCACATACAGGAAATAGCACCATTTTCTTGCCAGCAAGTCCTGAAGGCATGGAAGATATTCGTACTCAGATATTGTCTGCTTTGAAAGCTAAATAA
- a CDS encoding capsule biosynthesis transcriptional regulator, with the protein MTSYEKVAAVVGWVRDKKITGYRISKETNAREMSVIALAQGRAKIDNISFATALGLIDFYDKNHKKFEN; encoded by the coding sequence ATGACTAGTTATGAAAAAGTGGCCGCAGTTGTCGGTTGGGTACGCGATAAGAAAATTACTGGATACCGTATCAGTAAAGAGACAAACGCACGTGAGATGTCAGTTATTGCCCTTGCACAAGGCCGTGCAAAAATTGACAACATTTCATTTGCTACCGCTTTGGGACTTATTGATTTTTATGATAAAAATCATAAAAAATTTGAGAACTAA
- a CDS encoding amino acid ABC transporter ATP-binding protein gives MTNTILEINHLKKAFGQNLVLRDISMTVKKGEVISIIGSSGSGKSTFLRSINLLETPSEGEILYHGQNVLEKGYDLTSYREKLGMVFQSFNLFNNLNVLENAIVAQTTVLKRSRAEAETIAKENLNKVGMTEQYWTAKPSQLSGGQKQRVAIARALSVNPEVILFDEPTSALDPEMVGEVLKTMQDLAKSGLTMIIVTHEMEFARDVSDRVIFMDKGVIAEEGSPQQIFENPQETRTKEFLQRFLGHAL, from the coding sequence ATGACTAATACGATTTTAGAAATCAATCATCTAAAAAAGGCATTTGGCCAAAATTTGGTTCTAAGAGACATTTCCATGACAGTAAAAAAAGGAGAGGTTATCTCCATCATCGGCTCTTCTGGATCTGGAAAATCAACCTTTTTACGGTCAATCAATCTGTTAGAAACACCTAGTGAGGGAGAAATCCTCTATCATGGGCAAAATGTTTTGGAAAAAGGCTATGATTTGACAAGCTATCGCGAAAAATTGGGTATGGTATTTCAATCCTTTAACCTCTTTAACAACTTGAATGTCTTAGAAAACGCTATTGTCGCCCAAACAACAGTCTTAAAACGTAGCCGCGCAGAGGCAGAAACCATTGCCAAAGAAAATCTAAATAAGGTTGGAATGACAGAGCAATACTGGACTGCCAAACCAAGTCAGTTATCTGGTGGCCAAAAACAACGGGTTGCCATCGCCCGCGCTCTTTCGGTCAATCCAGAAGTTATCCTCTTTGATGAGCCGACTTCTGCCCTTGACCCTGAAATGGTTGGAGAAGTTTTAAAAACAATGCAAGACCTAGCTAAGTCAGGATTAACCATGATTATCGTAACCCATGAAATGGAATTTGCCCGCGATGTTTCAGACCGTGTCATCTTTATGGATAAGGGAGTGATTGCGGAAGAAGGCAGTCCTCAGCAAATCTTTGAAAATCCTCAGGAAACACGGACAAAAGAATTCTTACAACGCTTCCTTGGACATGCTCTATAA
- a CDS encoding ABC transporter substrate-binding protein/permease — MKKRLLLLLTTLMGMFFLCTGVKADDYLRVGMEAAYAPFNWTQETDENGAVPIEGTTQFANGYDVQVAKKIADKMDKKVLVVKTKWEGLVPALTSGKIDMIIAGMSPTEERKKEIAFSSSYYTSIPTLVVRSDSKWADATSITEFVGAKITAQQGVYLYNLIDQITGVDKQTAMGDFSQIRQALEAGIIDAYVSERPEARTAQEANPAFKMVELTTGFETQAEDVTIAVGMRKDDARIAQVNQVLAAFTEKEQLALMDDMIENQPVEKNETTEKPSFFAQVWNILVNNWPQLLRGTGMTLLISILGTIIGTAIGLLIGVFRTAPQAVNKGLAFLQKVLAILINIYIEIFRGTPMIVQSMVIYYGTAQAFGLNLDRTLAAIFIVSINTGAYMSEIVRGGIFAVDKGQFEAATALGFTHNQTMRKIVLPQVIRNILPATGNEFVINIKDTSVLNVISVVELYFSGNTVATQTYQYFQTFTVIAIIYFILTFTVTRILRMIEKRFDTDTYTTGANQMQTEVLHD; from the coding sequence ATGAAAAAACGACTGTTGCTATTGCTTACGACACTCATGGGAATGTTCTTTCTCTGTACCGGTGTCAAAGCAGATGATTATCTACGTGTCGGAATGGAAGCCGCCTATGCTCCATTCAACTGGACACAAGAAACGGATGAAAATGGAGCTGTTCCCATCGAAGGAACCACTCAATTTGCAAATGGTTATGACGTTCAGGTTGCCAAAAAAATCGCAGACAAAATGGACAAAAAAGTGCTTGTCGTCAAAACCAAATGGGAGGGCCTTGTCCCTGCACTCACTTCTGGAAAAATCGATATGATTATCGCAGGAATGAGTCCAACAGAAGAACGCAAAAAAGAAATCGCCTTTTCTTCCAGTTACTATACCTCTATTCCTACACTCGTTGTCCGCTCAGATAGTAAGTGGGCAGACGCAACTAGTATCACTGAGTTTGTAGGTGCCAAAATCACAGCCCAACAAGGCGTTTATCTCTATAATTTAATTGATCAGATAACCGGCGTTGACAAACAAACTGCTATGGGAGATTTTTCTCAAATTCGTCAAGCACTCGAAGCTGGAATCATTGATGCCTATGTTTCAGAAAGACCAGAAGCTCGGACAGCCCAAGAAGCAAACCCTGCTTTTAAAATGGTTGAACTGACAACCGGCTTTGAGACACAGGCAGAAGATGTGACCATTGCTGTTGGAATGCGAAAAGACGATGCACGCATTGCACAGGTCAACCAAGTGTTAGCTGCCTTTACTGAAAAAGAGCAACTCGCTCTCATGGATGATATGATTGAAAATCAACCAGTTGAAAAAAACGAGACAACTGAAAAACCTTCTTTCTTTGCTCAAGTATGGAATATCCTTGTGAACAACTGGCCACAATTACTCCGCGGAACAGGCATGACCTTGCTCATTTCTATCTTAGGAACGATTATTGGTACCGCAATTGGCTTGCTCATCGGAGTTTTCCGTACTGCGCCACAGGCAGTAAATAAAGGACTTGCTTTTCTCCAAAAAGTCCTTGCTATTCTCATCAATATCTATATTGAAATCTTCCGTGGTACACCGATGATTGTACAATCTATGGTAATCTACTACGGAACCGCTCAAGCATTTGGCTTGAACCTTGACCGAACTTTGGCTGCCATTTTCATCGTATCCATCAATACCGGTGCTTACATGAGTGAAATTGTTCGTGGAGGAATCTTTGCCGTTGATAAAGGACAATTTGAAGCAGCAACAGCTCTTGGCTTTACCCATAATCAAACCATGCGTAAAATCGTCTTACCGCAAGTCATTCGCAATATCTTGCCTGCTACCGGTAATGAATTCGTCATCAACATCAAGGATACTTCGGTATTGAACGTTATCTCAGTAGTAGAACTCTACTTCTCTGGAAATACTGTTGCAACGCAGACTTATCAATACTTCCAGACCTTTACCGTTATCGCTATTATCTACTTTATCTTGACTTTTACGGTTACTCGAATCCTACGCATGATTGAAAAACGCTTTGATACAGATACTTACACAACTGGGGCTAATCAGATGCAAACGGAGGTGCTTCATGACTAA
- a CDS encoding undecaprenyl-diphosphate phosphatase, with the protein MVIEILKAIFFGVIEGITEWLPISSTGHLILIQEFVSFKNVSTDFTSMFNVVIQLGAILAVMVIYFDRLNPFQPGKSSREIRLTWQLWVKVVIAALPAAVLGFLFDDWLDDHLYNFIVVAVMLIVYGVAFIYVEKRQTDRQPQVTSLAKMSYLTALSIGLFQVLALIPGTSRSGATIIGGILLGTSRAVATEFTFFLGIPIMFGASFLKVIKLLVKGLSVTAGQWMLLLVAMVTAFLISLVVIRFLTDYVKKHDFTFFGKYRIALGTILVIYYLITLIF; encoded by the coding sequence ATGGTGATTGAGATTCTTAAGGCTATTTTTTTTGGAGTGATTGAAGGCATAACCGAATGGTTGCCCATATCGAGTACAGGGCATTTGATTTTGATACAGGAGTTTGTTTCCTTTAAAAATGTCAGTACAGATTTCACATCCATGTTTAATGTTGTCATTCAGCTAGGTGCAATATTAGCGGTTATGGTTATTTATTTTGACCGTCTGAATCCCTTTCAGCCAGGCAAGTCCAGTCGTGAGATTCGGTTGACATGGCAATTATGGGTGAAAGTGGTGATTGCAGCTTTACCAGCAGCAGTTTTGGGATTTTTATTTGACGATTGGTTAGACGATCACTTGTACAACTTTATCGTCGTTGCTGTGATGCTGATTGTATATGGTGTGGCCTTTATCTACGTAGAAAAAAGACAGACAGATCGTCAGCCACAGGTGACTTCTTTGGCGAAGATGTCTTATCTAACAGCCCTTTCGATTGGATTGTTCCAAGTCCTTGCTTTGATTCCGGGGACTAGTCGATCAGGGGCAACAATCATCGGTGGTATTCTTTTAGGTACGAGCCGTGCAGTAGCAACAGAATTCACCTTTTTCTTAGGGATTCCAATCATGTTTGGTGCCAGCTTTTTAAAGGTGATTAAACTGCTCGTGAAAGGCTTAAGTGTGACAGCTGGACAATGGATGTTGTTATTAGTAGCGATGGTAACAGCTTTTCTCATCTCGCTTGTCGTGATTCGTTTCTTGACAGACTATGTAAAAAAACATGACTTCACCTTTTTTGGAAAGTATCGCATCGCTCTAGGAACAATTTTAGTGATTTACTATCTAATCACGCTTATCTTTTAG
- the mecA gene encoding adaptor protein MecA, whose translation MKMKQISDSTLKITIKMEDLEERGMELADFLVPQEKTEEFFYTVLDELELPVTFRESGMLSFRVTPKPDKVDIFVTKSDIDQQLNFDDFADMADLDELSHMTPDEFLKTLEKTIREKSAGDNQAVQHLEQVEEAELDEEEEEDIRNYIYYILDFASLQEAVQFVSLVDFTVEESELYKMNDRYYMTVLINIENRSTRYPDYILSRMLEHADDTSISRAVLQEHGILLLPVAAIEELGKVSLA comes from the coding sequence ATGAAGATGAAACAAATCAGTGATTCAACCTTGAAAATCACGATAAAAATGGAAGATTTGGAAGAGCGTGGAATGGAATTGGCAGATTTTCTAGTACCACAGGAAAAGACAGAAGAATTTTTCTATACCGTGCTAGATGAATTAGAATTACCAGTAACCTTCCGTGAAAGTGGGATGCTGAGTTTTCGTGTGACGCCAAAACCAGATAAGGTTGATATTTTTGTGACAAAATCAGACATTGATCAGCAACTGAACTTTGATGATTTTGCGGATATGGCAGATTTAGATGAACTGTCACACATGACACCAGATGAATTTTTGAAGACACTTGAGAAAACCATTCGCGAAAAGAGTGCAGGTGATAACCAAGCTGTTCAACATTTGGAGCAGGTAGAAGAAGCTGAGCTTGATGAAGAAGAGGAAGAGGACATCCGTAATTATATTTACTATATCCTTGATTTTGCGAGTCTTCAGGAGGCTGTTCAGTTTGTGTCCCTTGTTGATTTTACAGTTGAGGAATCAGAATTGTACAAGATGAATGATCGCTACTATATGACAGTTTTGATCAATATTGAAAATCGCTCCACACGCTATCCAGACTACATTTTGTCACGAATGTTAGAGCATGCAGATGATACTTCTATTTCACGTGCAGTCCTTCAAGAGCATGGTATTCTACTACTCCCAGTTGCTGCAATTGAGGAGCTTGGGAAGGTGAGTCTAGCATGA
- a CDS encoding glycosyltransferase family 4 protein: MIPFALKYIIVVVSTMIVSIIATPLVRFLAFRIGAVDNPNARRINKVPMPTAGGLAIFTAFVLGTTCFLAPIVTHVQPRGTYLEYILPVIIAGGIIIATGLLDDIKELRPLPKLLGILLAAMIIWFFTDFHFDNFKIPFGGPMLHFPNWLAFALTILWIVAITNAVNLIDGLDGLVSGVSIISLTTMGIVSYFFLHDSNIYLTLTVFVLVAAIAGFLPYNYNPAIIFVGDTGALFIGFMIGVLSLQGLKNSTAVAVVTPMIILGVPITDTVVAIIRRTLSGQKIYEADRMHLHHRLLSLGLTHRGTVLVIYAISFIFSLTSLLLNVSSRIGGVLLMIALLLGVEILSEMIGIFGENRTPILNLLRFIGNSDVRQEYLAKKRAKKDERQEADK, encoded by the coding sequence ATGATTCCATTTGCTTTGAAGTATATCATTGTCGTTGTTTCGACCATGATTGTGTCGATTATTGCGACACCTCTAGTTCGCTTCTTAGCATTTCGAATTGGAGCAGTGGATAACCCAAATGCTCGTCGTATCAACAAGGTACCGATGCCAACTGCAGGAGGGTTAGCAATTTTCACCGCTTTTGTGCTAGGAACAACCTGTTTTTTGGCTCCTATCGTGACGCATGTGCAGCCTCGAGGGACGTATTTGGAGTATATCCTCCCAGTTATCATTGCTGGCGGTATCATCATCGCGACAGGTCTACTTGATGATATTAAAGAGCTGCGTCCTCTACCCAAGTTGCTTGGTATTCTGCTTGCAGCAATGATTATTTGGTTCTTTACGGATTTTCATTTTGATAATTTTAAAATTCCCTTTGGTGGGCCGATGTTGCATTTTCCGAATTGGTTGGCTTTTGCATTGACGATTCTCTGGATTGTAGCGATTACCAATGCAGTTAACCTGATTGACGGTTTGGATGGGCTGGTGTCTGGGGTGTCGATTATTTCCCTGACGACCATGGGGATTGTTTCCTATTTTTTCCTACATGATAGCAATATTTACTTGACCCTAACAGTCTTTGTCTTGGTTGCTGCAATAGCTGGCTTTCTTCCCTATAATTACAATCCAGCAATTATTTTCGTAGGGGATACAGGGGCGTTATTTATCGGATTTATGATTGGAGTTCTGTCTTTGCAGGGCCTGAAGAATTCGACAGCAGTTGCTGTGGTGACTCCTATGATTATTTTAGGAGTTCCCATTACGGATACGGTGGTGGCGATTATTCGAAGAACCTTGTCCGGTCAAAAAATCTATGAAGCAGACCGCATGCACTTGCACCACCGTCTCTTGTCGCTTGGATTGACGCATCGGGGGACTGTCTTAGTCATTTATGCCATATCCTTTATTTTCTCACTAACCTCCTTATTATTAAATGTATCGAGTAGAATAGGAGGAGTTCTGCTGATGATTGCTCTCTTACTGGGCGTAGAAATCTTAAGTGAAATGATTGGAATATTTGGTGAAAATCGAACGCCTATATTGAACCTTTTGCGATTTATTGGCAATAGCGATGTTCGGCAGGAATATTTAGCTAAAAAACGAGCGAAAAAGGATGAAAGACAAGAAGCAGACAAATAA
- the sufC gene encoding Fe-S cluster assembly ATPase SufC: protein MSVLEIKDLHVAIEGKEILKGVNLTLKTGEIAAIMGPNGTGKSTLSAAIMGNPNYEVTQGEVLFDGVNVLELEVDERARMGLFLAMQYPSEIPGITNAEFLRAAMNAGKEEDEKISVRDFITKLDEKMELLNMKEEMAERYLNEGFSGGEKKRNEILQLLMLEPTFALLDEIDSGLDIDALKVVSKGVNAMRGEGFGAMIITHYQRLLNYITPDVVHIMMEGRVVLSGGPELAIRLEKEGYAKIAEELGLTYEEEV, encoded by the coding sequence ATGTCGGTATTAGAAATCAAAGATTTGCATGTGGCAATCGAAGGAAAGGAAATTTTAAAAGGAGTTAACTTGACCTTGAAAACAGGGGAAATTGCTGCCATTATGGGACCAAATGGAACAGGGAAATCAACCCTTTCAGCAGCGATTATGGGAAATCCTAACTATGAAGTTACTCAGGGTGAAGTCTTGTTCGATGGTGTGAATGTCTTGGAATTAGAGGTCGATGAGCGTGCTCGTATGGGACTCTTCCTTGCTATGCAATACCCGAGTGAAATCCCAGGCATTACCAATGCAGAATTTCTACGTGCTGCAATGAATGCTGGAAAAGAAGAGGATGAGAAAATTTCTGTCCGTGATTTCATTACGAAACTCGATGAGAAAATGGAATTGCTCAACATGAAAGAAGAAATGGCAGAGCGCTACCTCAATGAAGGCTTCTCTGGTGGTGAGAAAAAGCGCAATGAAATTCTACAACTCTTGATGTTGGAGCCAACCTTTGCTCTTCTTGATGAAATTGACTCAGGTCTTGACATCGATGCCCTTAAAGTTGTTTCAAAAGGGGTCAATGCCATGCGTGGAGAAGGATTTGGTGCCATGATTATTACCCACTACCAACGGTTATTAAACTACATTACACCAGATGTGGTTCATATTATGATGGAAGGACGCGTGGTTCTATCAGGCGGTCCAGAACTTGCTATCCGTCTTGAAAAAGAAGGCTATGCAAAAATTGCTGAAGAACTAGGCTTGACTTACGAAGAGGAAGTTTAA